A region of Flavobacterium album DNA encodes the following proteins:
- a CDS encoding ABC transporter permease, whose protein sequence is MSLSLIIKREFTAKVRNKSFIVMTFLSPILFVAMGCLIAYLTSLNNNELVKVAIHDHEGYLKKDFKDSDHIKYIDLSAMPVATAKKTASEQYEGLIYVPKVDSLSMLSKKVEYITNESPNLDFVSDIEDVIDDKVTRNNLRNLGFDYNKIEKAKVESQVHLSKFSGEETFKEGSIIKMVIGGLSGYLIMMFVIIYGNMVMRSVIEEKTNRIIEIIISSVKPFKLMMGKIIGTSLAGVLQFIIWAILGISLYLILTGIFNVQVGAATSQPAMAEASQKAMEGIPLYISELGKLPILTIFICFIVYFIGGFFLYSSIYASIGAAVDSETDSQQFLLPIILPLMLGVYVGFFSVISDPHGTVATVFSMIPLTSPIVMLMRIPFGVPLWQVLVSVTLLFATFFGVVWFAAKIYRIGILMYGKKPTYKEIFKWLKY, encoded by the coding sequence ATGAGCCTTTCCCTTATAATAAAAAGAGAGTTTACTGCCAAAGTGCGTAACAAGTCATTTATCGTAATGACATTCCTCAGCCCGATACTTTTTGTTGCTATGGGCTGCCTGATAGCTTATCTTACCAGCCTGAATAACAACGAGCTGGTTAAGGTTGCGATACACGACCATGAAGGCTACCTGAAAAAAGACTTTAAAGATTCAGATCATATCAAGTATATAGACCTTTCGGCAATGCCGGTGGCAACGGCAAAGAAAACGGCTTCAGAACAATATGAAGGCCTTATCTATGTGCCTAAGGTAGACAGCCTCAGCATGCTTTCCAAAAAGGTGGAATACATTACCAATGAATCGCCCAACCTGGATTTTGTTTCGGATATTGAAGATGTTATCGATGACAAAGTTACCAGGAACAACCTCCGGAATTTAGGTTTTGATTATAACAAAATAGAAAAAGCCAAGGTGGAATCGCAGGTACACCTCAGTAAATTTTCAGGCGAGGAAACTTTTAAAGAAGGAAGTATTATCAAAATGGTGATCGGTGGGCTTTCGGGCTACCTTATCATGATGTTCGTTATTATTTACGGTAACATGGTAATGAGGAGTGTTATCGAGGAAAAGACAAACCGTATCATTGAGATCATCATTTCGTCGGTTAAGCCATTCAAACTAATGATGGGCAAGATCATAGGTACTTCGCTGGCGGGGGTATTGCAATTCATTATCTGGGCAATATTAGGAATTAGCCTGTATTTAATTCTCACAGGTATATTTAATGTACAGGTTGGCGCTGCCACATCACAGCCTGCTATGGCCGAGGCTTCGCAAAAAGCCATGGAGGGAATTCCTCTATATATCAGTGAATTGGGCAAGCTGCCCATCCTGACGATCTTCATATGTTTTATTGTTTATTTCATAGGCGGCTTCTTTCTCTACAGCTCTATCTACGCCTCTATCGGCGCGGCAGTAGACAGTGAAACCGACTCCCAGCAATTCCTGCTTCCTATTATACTTCCGCTGATGCTTGGTGTGTATGTGGGCTTCTTCAGCGTTATCAGCGATCCTCACGGAACGGTGGCCACTGTTTTCTCCATGATACCACTTACATCGCCTATCGTAATGCTAATGCGCATTCCGTTTGGCGTACCGCTATGGCAGGTGCTGGTATCGGTCACATTGCTGTTCGCCACATTCTTTGGGGTGGTTTGGTTTGCTGCCAAGATATACCGCATTGGTATCCTGATGTATGGCAAGAAACCGACGTATAAGGAAATATTCAAATGGCTTAAATATTAG